A window from Candidatus Neomarinimicrobiota bacterium encodes these proteins:
- a CDS encoding rhamnogalacturonan acetylesterase, whose translation MLRKTVIILFTATLFIMGCAPPEPIEIYLIGDSITATKPTDEYPMVGWGQILPGYFDSSLVNIHNHAKNGRSTKSFISEGRWTTVKDSLQPGDWVLIQFGHNDEKEYDTTRYTDPDSAFPENLKKFVREARDLGATPLLMTPVVRRKFDDSGEPVPTHGEYPAAVQGVAEKLDVYFIDIRNRSWKQLESLGVHGSKKLWLLLEPGESENWPDGLEDNSHLSEYGAHQVCQMIVQGIRGNDIPLTPYLAENFPK comes from the coding sequence ATGCTCAGGAAAACCGTTATTATACTTTTTACAGCAACTCTGTTCATAATGGGATGTGCGCCACCTGAACCAATTGAGATTTACCTGATCGGCGATTCCATTACCGCAACCAAACCAACGGATGAATATCCCATGGTGGGGTGGGGGCAGATTTTGCCGGGATATTTCGACAGCTCTTTGGTAAATATTCATAATCATGCCAAGAATGGCCGGAGCACCAAAAGTTTCATATCTGAAGGTCGCTGGACCACGGTAAAAGATTCCCTGCAGCCGGGTGACTGGGTATTAATACAGTTCGGCCACAATGATGAGAAAGAGTATGATACCACCCGTTACACTGATCCGGACTCTGCTTTCCCTGAAAATCTGAAAAAGTTTGTCCGGGAGGCCAGAGATTTGGGTGCCACTCCGCTGTTGATGACGCCGGTAGTCCGTAGAAAATTCGATGACTCCGGTGAGCCGGTGCCGACTCACGGTGAATATCCTGCAGCGGTACAAGGTGTTGCGGAGAAACTCGATGTGTATTTTATTGATATCCGAAACCGAAGCTGGAAGCAGCTGGAATCTCTGGGAGTTCACGGTTCGAAAAAACTGTGGTTATTGCTGGAACCAGGAGAATCCGAGAACTGGCCAGACGGACTTGAAGATAATTCGCATCTGTCGGAATATGGCGCACACCAGGTCTGCCAAATGATTGTACAGGGGATCCGGGGGAATGACATACCGCTCACGCCGTATCTCGCGGAAAATTTCCCGAAATAA
- a CDS encoding thioredoxin family protein encodes MNIESLQDLQRQIQNSSAGLFYFSTSDCNVCKVLKPKVEELLSQSFPKMEFYYIDCEAYPDVAAQFQVFTVPTLIAYFDGREAFRKSRSVGIQELASAIQRPYTMLFDEKNNTD; translated from the coding sequence ATGAACATCGAATCACTCCAAGACCTGCAGAGGCAAATCCAAAATTCCAGTGCTGGATTGTTCTATTTCAGTACATCGGACTGTAACGTCTGTAAAGTGCTGAAACCCAAGGTGGAGGAATTACTGTCCCAATCCTTTCCAAAGATGGAGTTCTACTACATCGACTGTGAAGCGTACCCGGATGTAGCAGCTCAGTTCCAGGTATTCACCGTTCCGACGCTGATCGCGTATTTCGATGGGAGAGAAGCCTTCCGGAAATCCAGATCGGTTGGAATTCAAGAACTGGCAAGCGCTATTCAGCGACCGTATACGATGTTGTTTGACGAGAAAAATAATACCGATTAG
- a CDS encoding cold shock domain-containing protein, producing the protein MAEQETGTVKWFNNSKGFGFIEREEGDDVFVHYSDITGDGFRSLAEGQRVEFTVTQGDKGPKAQNVGVIE; encoded by the coding sequence ATGGCAGAACAAGAGACCGGCACAGTAAAGTGGTTTAATAACTCTAAAGGCTTTGGGTTTATCGAGCGCGAAGAAGGCGATGACGTATTCGTCCATTACTCCGATATTACCGGAGATGGCTTCCGTTCATTGGCTGAAGGTCAGCGGGTTGAGTTTACTGTGACCCAGGGTGACAAAGGCCCCAAAGCCCAAAACGTTGGCGTCATTGAGTAA
- a CDS encoding anion permease produces the protein MSIDILIVFILLVVATVLFVSERVSFDVTALIIMGTLLISGILTVGEGLSGLSNRATVTIACMFVLSEGVRRTGALSIVSDYFSDLGQRNYWMAMLAMMLVIAVISAFINNTAAVAIFIPVVVGVALDMNESPSKLLMPLSFASMFGGVCTLIGTSTNILVGSIAKDHGVEPFSMFEMTPLGIILFAVGFVYLFAGGIRMIPERRSAGDLTSSFEMNPFLTDIVIEPEFEHIGEHLDECALTQDLDLDIIQVFRETGDVSAEGPRGLVRAGDVIRIRGSAKEIDKLIRRNDVSLKPTRDWYDVDLEAGNYALVEAVIAPETGVESTKIGDAQFYERLGAVVLAIRHHGELQQEDLDDVRLSGGDTVLLSMDQERLPEIKQNRSFVVVSEIGLNRYRRSKMPIALIILAGVILTAALNLVPIVTSAVTGCILLILSGCLTNEEAYEAINWEVIFLLAGVLPLGIAMDKTGAAGMLSDFVLNFLGELGPTAVLSGFFLLSMLLTNLISNQATAALLAPIAIQAAYSMDVSVRPFLMAVTFAASLSFITPVGYQTNTLIFGPGQYKFTDFTRVGTPLNILFWIIATFMIPVIWPF, from the coding sequence ATGTCGATTGATATCCTGATTGTCTTTATCCTGCTGGTTGTCGCTACCGTTCTATTTGTCTCAGAACGTGTCTCGTTTGATGTGACCGCGTTAATAATCATGGGCACATTACTGATTTCCGGGATTCTTACTGTCGGGGAGGGATTATCCGGTTTAAGCAATCGGGCCACGGTCACTATCGCCTGCATGTTCGTCCTCAGTGAAGGCGTCCGCCGGACCGGTGCGTTGAGTATCGTCAGTGATTATTTCTCCGATTTGGGACAACGAAACTACTGGATGGCCATGTTGGCCATGATGTTGGTGATTGCAGTAATATCCGCATTTATAAATAACACAGCCGCGGTTGCGATATTTATTCCGGTAGTTGTCGGTGTTGCGCTGGATATGAATGAAAGCCCTTCCAAGCTGCTCATGCCGCTGTCCTTCGCCAGCATGTTCGGCGGGGTCTGTACCCTTATCGGAACTTCAACGAACATCCTGGTTGGTTCCATAGCCAAAGATCACGGTGTGGAACCGTTTTCAATGTTTGAAATGACTCCACTGGGCATTATCCTGTTCGCTGTCGGATTCGTTTATTTGTTTGCCGGTGGCATCCGGATGATCCCGGAGCGTCGTTCCGCCGGGGATCTAACATCCAGTTTCGAGATGAACCCGTTCCTGACCGATATCGTCATTGAGCCGGAATTCGAACATATTGGGGAGCACCTGGACGAGTGCGCGTTAACCCAGGATCTGGATTTAGATATTATCCAGGTCTTTCGGGAGACTGGCGATGTTTCCGCAGAAGGACCCCGGGGGCTTGTCCGGGCCGGCGATGTAATTCGTATTCGTGGGAGTGCAAAGGAAATTGACAAGTTAATCCGCCGAAATGATGTATCCCTCAAACCGACTAGAGATTGGTATGACGTGGACCTTGAAGCGGGGAATTACGCGCTGGTGGAAGCAGTAATTGCTCCGGAAACCGGGGTAGAGTCGACAAAGATTGGCGATGCCCAATTTTATGAACGGTTAGGTGCGGTCGTACTTGCGATACGCCATCACGGAGAACTGCAGCAGGAAGATCTGGACGATGTGCGCCTCTCCGGCGGCGATACCGTGCTTCTGAGTATGGATCAGGAACGCTTGCCGGAGATAAAGCAGAACCGTTCTTTTGTTGTCGTCTCAGAAATAGGCCTGAATCGTTACCGTCGCTCCAAAATGCCGATTGCGCTGATTATCCTCGCCGGCGTAATCCTGACGGCGGCTTTGAACCTGGTGCCCATTGTCACTAGCGCCGTGACCGGGTGTATCCTCCTAATTCTCAGCGGATGTCTGACCAATGAAGAGGCCTACGAGGCCATCAACTGGGAGGTGATTTTCCTGTTAGCCGGAGTGCTTCCGCTGGGAATAGCCATGGATAAAACCGGTGCCGCAGGCATGCTGTCGGATTTTGTCCTGAATTTTCTCGGGGAACTCGGGCCCACAGCGGTCCTCTCCGGGTTTTTTCTGCTCTCTATGTTGCTTACTAACCTGATCTCGAATCAGGCGACTGCTGCATTGCTGGCACCTATTGCTATCCAGGCAGCATATTCAATGGATGTGAGTGTCCGGCCATTTCTCATGGCCGTGACGTTTGCTGCCTCGCTGAGCTTTATAACACCGGTAGGATACCAGACGAATACTCTCATCTTTGGACCGGGGCAGTATAAATTTACCGATTTTACAAGGGTGGGAACTCCGCTGAATATTCTGTTCTGGATTATCGCTACTTTTATGATTCCGGTGATCTGGCCATTTTAA
- a CDS encoding DUF3187 family protein, with translation MPSKFVHIKLLAVLIFSVFIVPKDGITQPIPTRDISPFVAMYGLPGALPASVLTSGAIEFRLHSDLANNATWDAARQARVVLDGETVRNTLAARIGVGGQFEVGLEIPVVKNTAGTTDKIIRRFHSIFGIPQGSRNTLESDRFLYQVDYSDGRSLTIREHRFQIGDIGLRAGLDISEITGLQSALWIRIDLPTGNTATMVGNGQTDLAAGISIREASRLLRNRLLHLYGTGGFILPGNRSLTGILPVKNVLFFHSGADYEIFSKMNLLVQIDAHTPFYEHQFEQLGSTVFQLNFGGSIHLSEEIGLSLTVAEDIAVSTSSDVIFRGAVWCGFPTSR, from the coding sequence ATGCCTTCCAAATTTGTCCATATCAAATTACTTGCTGTGCTCATATTTAGCGTTTTCATCGTTCCGAAAGACGGGATTACTCAGCCAATTCCCACCAGAGATATCAGCCCATTTGTCGCTATGTACGGCCTGCCCGGAGCGCTACCGGCTTCTGTACTGACATCCGGTGCCATCGAATTCAGACTTCATTCGGACCTGGCGAACAATGCCACCTGGGATGCTGCCAGACAGGCGCGGGTTGTGCTGGATGGTGAAACCGTCCGTAATACCCTCGCTGCACGAATAGGTGTTGGAGGACAATTTGAAGTCGGCCTGGAAATTCCCGTGGTCAAAAATACCGCTGGCACGACGGACAAGATTATTCGAAGATTTCATTCAATATTTGGGATTCCGCAGGGGAGCCGGAATACGCTGGAATCGGACAGGTTTCTATACCAGGTCGACTATTCCGATGGCCGGTCGCTCACGATTCGGGAACACAGATTCCAAATCGGAGACATTGGCCTGAGAGCAGGTTTAGACATCTCTGAAATAACCGGTCTGCAATCAGCACTGTGGATACGGATTGATCTTCCCACCGGCAATACAGCTACTATGGTTGGGAACGGTCAGACGGATCTGGCCGCAGGCATATCGATACGCGAGGCAAGCCGTCTTCTCCGGAATCGCCTTCTGCATCTCTATGGCACGGGAGGATTTATACTGCCGGGAAATCGGTCTCTTACTGGGATTCTCCCGGTCAAAAATGTCCTCTTTTTCCACAGTGGCGCAGACTATGAAATTTTTTCAAAGATGAATCTCCTGGTGCAGATTGATGCGCATACACCATTTTATGAGCATCAGTTCGAGCAACTTGGTTCGACAGTCTTCCAACTGAATTTTGGAGGGAGTATTCATCTGTCGGAGGAAATCGGCTTGAGTCTCACCGTCGCCGAAGACATAGCCGTGAGTACCTCCTCTGATGTCATTTTCCGTGGTGCCGTTTGGTGCGGATTCCCAACTTCCCGGTAG
- a CDS encoding CDGSH iron-sulfur domain-containing protein: protein MEIQATKNGPYLVKNAEKVTDHEGNEYEIDDTIALCRCGQSSDKPFCDGTHKDVGFTAEETV from the coding sequence ATGGAAATTCAGGCAACAAAAAACGGACCGTATCTAGTCAAAAATGCCGAAAAGGTTACGGACCACGAGGGGAATGAGTACGAAATCGATGACACCATTGCCCTGTGTCGCTGCGGACAATCCAGCGACAAACCGTTCTGCGACGGGACACACAAAGACGTCGGATTCACTGCAGAGGAAACGGTCTGA
- the grxD gene encoding Grx4 family monothiol glutaredoxin — translation MSKEEVLKQIENEVNENDVMVYMKGTPDFPQCGFSNRVVQIFRQLGVPFEAKNVLEDSEFRYILQEYSNWPTIPQVFIDGKLIGGSDICMEMYQNGELQELLKKESAAES, via the coding sequence ATGAGTAAGGAAGAAGTGCTGAAACAGATAGAAAACGAAGTTAACGAGAACGATGTGATGGTCTATATGAAGGGGACACCGGATTTCCCGCAGTGTGGCTTTTCTAACAGGGTAGTTCAGATTTTCCGGCAACTCGGCGTCCCGTTCGAAGCTAAAAATGTTCTGGAAGATTCTGAATTCAGGTACATTTTGCAGGAATATAGTAACTGGCCGACCATTCCCCAGGTATTTATCGATGGCAAACTCATAGGCGGCAGCGATATTTGCATGGAGATGTATCAAAACGGGGAACTGCAGGAACTGCTGAAAAAGGAATCCGCGGCAGAGTCCTGA
- a CDS encoding BolA family transcriptional regulator, whose product MKEPDEIKKTLEDEFAGATVEVEDLTGTKDHFQVTVISEAFEDKSLVEQHRMVYAPFNEEIGGPIHAFSIKTFTPEKWQKKQENTIQ is encoded by the coding sequence ATGAAGGAACCGGATGAAATAAAAAAGACACTCGAAGATGAGTTCGCAGGTGCCACGGTTGAGGTAGAAGACCTCACCGGAACCAAAGACCATTTTCAGGTGACGGTCATAAGCGAAGCGTTTGAAGACAAAAGTCTCGTTGAACAGCATCGGATGGTTTACGCGCCCTTTAATGAAGAGATAGGCGGGCCGATCCATGCCTTTTCAATCAAGACATTTACACCCGAAAAATGGCAGAAAAAACAGGAAAACACTATACAATAA